Proteins encoded in a region of the Rutidosis leptorrhynchoides isolate AG116_Rl617_1_P2 chromosome 9, CSIRO_AGI_Rlap_v1, whole genome shotgun sequence genome:
- the LOC139868882 gene encoding uncharacterized protein, giving the protein MISVLSAWPFSKWGIDLVGPLIEAPGGYKWLKNSSGSISCAGLGYPKKSFSDNGKQFTEDIFPGFCEKLQIKQTFTSVYHPQWNGQVEVTNRDILKGLEKRLGKCHQGWMKELPLVLWAHRTTPKRSNGETPTVWFTALRR; this is encoded by the exons ATGATATCGGTGCTATCAGCATGGCCTTTCTCAAAGTGGGGCATAGATCTAGTAGGTCCACTCATCGAGGCACCAGGAGGCTACAAATGGTTG AAAAATTCATCTGGGAGCATATCGTGTGCCGGTTTGGGATACCCCAAGAAATCGTTTTCGGATAATGGGAAACAATTCACCGAAGATATCTTCCCGGGGTTCTGTGAGAAATTACAGATAAAGCAAACCTTCACTTCCGTTTACCACCCACAATGGAACGGACAGGTTGAAGTAACCAACAGGGATATCTTAAAAGGCCTCGAGAAGCGATTGGGTAAATGCCACCAAGGATGGATGAAAGAACTCCCCCTAGTTCTATGGGCTCACCGAACCACACCCAAAAGGAGTAACGGAGAAACCCCTACAGTTTGGTTTACGGCACTGAGGCGGTAG